The Halichoerus grypus chromosome 15, mHalGry1.hap1.1, whole genome shotgun sequence genome includes a window with the following:
- the LOC118542829 gene encoding cell adhesion molecule CEACAM6-like isoform X2 codes for MLLSVSGEEALPPEGGTDRAAGTMEPPSAPPRGGRFPWQEVLLAVSLLTFWNPPTTVKSVPPNVAEGKDVLLLVHNLPGDPIGYGWFRGQTVEPSSQIVSYAVDTQVTTPGLAHSGRETIYPNGSLLFQNITLKDTGYYTIQIIKRNVQVDQVTGQLRVFPELPKPNIASNNSNPVENVDSVVLTCEPQTQSTSYLWSVNNKSLPASTRLQLSLDNRILTIHNVTRNDTGPYECATRNPVSAGRSDPFTLNVLCLDHSDNLSNKIEEVAYSSLNFNAQEPKKSTSASPSPAATETVYAEVQKK; via the exons ATGCTCCTGAGCGTTTCTGGAGAAGAAGCTCTTCCCCCAGAGGGAGGGACGGACCGGGCAGCAGGCACCATGGAGCCCCCGTCGGCCCCTCCCCGAGGAGGACGCTTCCCCTGGCAGGAGGTCCTGCTGGCAG TCTCACTCTTAACCTTCTGGAACCCGCCCACCACTGTGAAATCGGTGCCGCCCAATGTTGCTGAAGGGAAGGATGTTCTTCTGCTCGTCCACAATCTGCCTGGGGATCCAATAGGCTATGGCTGGTTCCGAGGGCAAACTGTAGAGCCCAGCAGTCAAATTGTATCATATGCAGTAGACACACAAGTAACTACCCCAGGGCTTGCACACAGCGGCAGAGAGACAATATACCCCAATGGATCCCTGCTGTTCCAGAACATCACCCTGAAGGACACAGGATACTACACCATACAAATCATAAAGAGAAATGTTCAAGTTGATCAAGTAACAGGACAGCTGCGCGTATTCC CGGAGTTACCCAAACCCAACATCGCAAGCAACAACTCCAATCCCGTGGAGAATGTGGATTCTGTTGTATTAACGTGTGAACCTCAGACTCAGAGCACAAGCTACCTGTGGTCAGTAAACAATAAGAGCCTCCCGGCCAGCACCAGGCTGCAGCTGTCCCTGGACAACAGGATTCTCACTATACACAATGTCACAAGGAATGACACAGGACCCTATGAGTGTGCAACTCGGAACCCAGTGAGTGCCGGTCGTAGTGACCCATTCACCCTGAATGTTCTCT GTCTGGACCATTCTGACAATTTGTCTAACAAG ATTGAAGAAGTTGCATATTCTTCCCTGAACTTCAATGCCCAGGAACCAAAGAAATCAACTTcagcctccccatccccagcagCCACAGAAACGGTGTATGCAGAAGTACAAAAGAAGTAA
- the LOC118542829 gene encoding cell adhesion molecule CEACAM6-like isoform X4, which yields MLLSVSGEEALPPEGGTDRAAGTMEPPSAPPRGGRFPWQEVLLAVSLLTFWNPPTTVKSVPPNVAEGKDVLLLVHNLPGDPIGYGWFRGQTVEPSSQIVSYAVDTQVTTPGLAHSGRETIYPNGSLLFQNITLKDTGYYTIQIIKRNVQVDQVTGQLRVFPELPKPNIASNNSNPVENVDSVVLTCEPQTQSTSYLWSVNNKSLPASTRLQLSLDNRILTIHNVTRNDTGPYECATRNPVSAGRSDPFTLNVLCDLTQPNSGLPPGAIVGIVIGVLAGVVVIAALV from the exons ATGCTCCTGAGCGTTTCTGGAGAAGAAGCTCTTCCCCCAGAGGGAGGGACGGACCGGGCAGCAGGCACCATGGAGCCCCCGTCGGCCCCTCCCCGAGGAGGACGCTTCCCCTGGCAGGAGGTCCTGCTGGCAG TCTCACTCTTAACCTTCTGGAACCCGCCCACCACTGTGAAATCGGTGCCGCCCAATGTTGCTGAAGGGAAGGATGTTCTTCTGCTCGTCCACAATCTGCCTGGGGATCCAATAGGCTATGGCTGGTTCCGAGGGCAAACTGTAGAGCCCAGCAGTCAAATTGTATCATATGCAGTAGACACACAAGTAACTACCCCAGGGCTTGCACACAGCGGCAGAGAGACAATATACCCCAATGGATCCCTGCTGTTCCAGAACATCACCCTGAAGGACACAGGATACTACACCATACAAATCATAAAGAGAAATGTTCAAGTTGATCAAGTAACAGGACAGCTGCGCGTATTCC CGGAGTTACCCAAACCCAACATCGCAAGCAACAACTCCAATCCCGTGGAGAATGTGGATTCTGTTGTATTAACGTGTGAACCTCAGACTCAGAGCACAAGCTACCTGTGGTCAGTAAACAATAAGAGCCTCCCGGCCAGCACCAGGCTGCAGCTGTCCCTGGACAACAGGATTCTCACTATACACAATGTCACAAGGAATGACACAGGACCCTATGAGTGTGCAACTCGGAACCCAGTGAGTGCCGGTCGTAGTGACCCATTCACCCTGAATGTTCTCT GTGATTTAACGCAACCAAATTCTGGCCTCCCACCTGGGGCTATTGTGGGCATCGTGATTGGAGTCCTGGCTGGGGTTGTTGTGATAGCAGCCCTGGTGTAG
- the LOC118542829 gene encoding cell adhesion molecule CEACAM6-like isoform X5: MLLSVSGEEALPPEGGTDRAAGTMEPPSAPPRGGRFPWQEVLLAVSLLTFWNPPTTVKSVPPNVAEGKDVLLLVHNLPGDPIGYGWFRGQTVEPSSQIVSYAVDTQVTTPGLAHSGRETIYPNGSLLFQNITLKDTGYYTIQIIKRNVQVDQVTGQLRVFRLDHSDNLSNKIEEVAYSSLNFNAQEPKKSTSASPSPAATETVYAEVQKK; the protein is encoded by the exons ATGCTCCTGAGCGTTTCTGGAGAAGAAGCTCTTCCCCCAGAGGGAGGGACGGACCGGGCAGCAGGCACCATGGAGCCCCCGTCGGCCCCTCCCCGAGGAGGACGCTTCCCCTGGCAGGAGGTCCTGCTGGCAG TCTCACTCTTAACCTTCTGGAACCCGCCCACCACTGTGAAATCGGTGCCGCCCAATGTTGCTGAAGGGAAGGATGTTCTTCTGCTCGTCCACAATCTGCCTGGGGATCCAATAGGCTATGGCTGGTTCCGAGGGCAAACTGTAGAGCCCAGCAGTCAAATTGTATCATATGCAGTAGACACACAAGTAACTACCCCAGGGCTTGCACACAGCGGCAGAGAGACAATATACCCCAATGGATCCCTGCTGTTCCAGAACATCACCCTGAAGGACACAGGATACTACACCATACAAATCATAAAGAGAAATGTTCAAGTTGATCAAGTAACAGGACAGCTGCGCGTATTCC GTCTGGACCATTCTGACAATTTGTCTAACAAG ATTGAAGAAGTTGCATATTCTTCCCTGAACTTCAATGCCCAGGAACCAAAGAAATCAACTTcagcctccccatccccagcagCCACAGAAACGGTGTATGCAGAAGTACAAAAGAAGTAA
- the LOC118542829 gene encoding cell adhesion molecule CEACAM6-like isoform X1 has protein sequence MLLSVSGEEALPPEGGTDRAAGTMEPPSAPPRGGRFPWQEVLLAVSLLTFWNPPTTVKSVPPNVAEGKDVLLLVHNLPGDPIGYGWFRGQTVEPSSQIVSYAVDTQVTTPGLAHSGRETIYPNGSLLFQNITLKDTGYYTIQIIKRNVQVDQVTGQLRVFQLPKPNIASNNSNPVENVDSVVLTCEPQTQSTSYLWSVNNKSLPASTRLQLSLDNRILTIHNVTRNDTGPYECATRNPVSAGRSDPFTLNVLYGPDAPTISPSDSYYHPGTNLSLSCHAASNPPAQYSWFISGRPSHSHRSSLSPTSLRMIVGPIPASPITLALASIIIFIYLTERDTAREGTQAGGVGEGEAGFPQSREPDAGLDPRTLGS, from the exons ATGCTCCTGAGCGTTTCTGGAGAAGAAGCTCTTCCCCCAGAGGGAGGGACGGACCGGGCAGCAGGCACCATGGAGCCCCCGTCGGCCCCTCCCCGAGGAGGACGCTTCCCCTGGCAGGAGGTCCTGCTGGCAG TCTCACTCTTAACCTTCTGGAACCCGCCCACCACTGTGAAATCGGTGCCGCCCAATGTTGCTGAAGGGAAGGATGTTCTTCTGCTCGTCCACAATCTGCCTGGGGATCCAATAGGCTATGGCTGGTTCCGAGGGCAAACTGTAGAGCCCAGCAGTCAAATTGTATCATATGCAGTAGACACACAAGTAACTACCCCAGGGCTTGCACACAGCGGCAGAGAGACAATATACCCCAATGGATCCCTGCTGTTCCAGAACATCACCCTGAAGGACACAGGATACTACACCATACAAATCATAAAGAGAAATGTTCAAGTTGATCAAGTAACAGGACAGCTGCGCGTATTCC AGTTACCCAAACCCAACATCGCAAGCAACAACTCCAATCCCGTGGAGAATGTGGATTCTGTTGTATTAACGTGTGAACCTCAGACTCAGAGCACAAGCTACCTGTGGTCAGTAAACAATAAGAGCCTCCCGGCCAGCACCAGGCTGCAGCTGTCCCTGGACAACAGGATTCTCACTATACACAATGTCACAAGGAATGACACAGGACCCTATGAGTGTGCAACTCGGAACCCAGTGAGTGCCGGTCGTAGTGACCCATTCACCCTGAATGTTCTCT ATGGCCCGGACGCCCCCACCATTTCCCCCTCAGACTCCTATTACCATCCAGGGACCAACCTCAGTCTCTCCTGCCACGCAGCCTCTAACCCGCCCGCACAGTATTCTTGGTTTATCAGTGGGAGGCCCAGTCACTCACACAGGAGCTCTTTATCCCCAACATCACTGCGAATGATAGTGGGTCCTATACCTGCCTCACCTATAACTCTGGCACTCGCctcaataataatatttatttatttgacagagagagacacagcgagagaaggaacacaagcagggggagtgggagagggagaagcaggcttcccgcagagcagggagcctgatgcagggcttgatcccaggaccctgggatcatga
- the LOC118542829 gene encoding cell adhesion molecule CEACAM6-like isoform X3 has product MLLSVSGEEALPPEGGTDRAAGTMEPPSAPPRGGRFPWQEVLLAVSLLTFWNPPTTVKSVPPNVAEGKDVLLLVHNLPGDPIGYGWFRGQTVEPSSQIVSYAVDTQVTTPGLAHSGRETIYPNGSLLFQNITLKDTGYYTIQIIKRNVQVDQVTGQLRVFPELPKPNIASNNSNPVENVDSVVLTCEPQTQSTSYLWSVNNKSLPASTRLQLSLDNRILTIHNVTRNDTGPYECATRNPMARTPPPFPPQTPITIQGPTSVSPATQPLTRPHSILGLSVGGPVTHTGALYPQHHCE; this is encoded by the exons ATGCTCCTGAGCGTTTCTGGAGAAGAAGCTCTTCCCCCAGAGGGAGGGACGGACCGGGCAGCAGGCACCATGGAGCCCCCGTCGGCCCCTCCCCGAGGAGGACGCTTCCCCTGGCAGGAGGTCCTGCTGGCAG TCTCACTCTTAACCTTCTGGAACCCGCCCACCACTGTGAAATCGGTGCCGCCCAATGTTGCTGAAGGGAAGGATGTTCTTCTGCTCGTCCACAATCTGCCTGGGGATCCAATAGGCTATGGCTGGTTCCGAGGGCAAACTGTAGAGCCCAGCAGTCAAATTGTATCATATGCAGTAGACACACAAGTAACTACCCCAGGGCTTGCACACAGCGGCAGAGAGACAATATACCCCAATGGATCCCTGCTGTTCCAGAACATCACCCTGAAGGACACAGGATACTACACCATACAAATCATAAAGAGAAATGTTCAAGTTGATCAAGTAACAGGACAGCTGCGCGTATTCC CGGAGTTACCCAAACCCAACATCGCAAGCAACAACTCCAATCCCGTGGAGAATGTGGATTCTGTTGTATTAACGTGTGAACCTCAGACTCAGAGCACAAGCTACCTGTGGTCAGTAAACAATAAGAGCCTCCCGGCCAGCACCAGGCTGCAGCTGTCCCTGGACAACAGGATTCTCACTATACACAATGTCACAAGGAATGACACAGGACCCTATGAGTGTGCAACTCGGAACCCA ATGGCCCGGACGCCCCCACCATTTCCCCCTCAGACTCCTATTACCATCCAGGGACCAACCTCAGTCTCTCCTGCCACGCAGCCTCTAACCCGCCCGCACAGTATTCTTGGTTTATCAGTGGGAGGCCCAGTCACTCACACAGGAGCTCTTTATCCCCAACATCACTGCGAATGA